Genomic DNA from Selenomonas sp. oral taxon 126:
CATACCGTCCGTTCAGTGTCTTCTCATGACGTGCATCCATCCACATCATACCGCCCGTGAGGCGCGTTCCCTTCTTCGGCTCACCGAAGAAGTTCCACTCCAGACCGCGGTTGCGCACCTCTCCGCCCGGCGAGTATATATGATTCGTTGTATCCTGTATTTTTCCTGGGTTTGTAATGCTGAACGCGCTGATCGTCGTTGCAACCTTGCCGAGATCGAACTTCGCGCCGAACTCATACTGCTTTGCGACATAGGGAGGGAACTGCTCACCATAATTGGCAGCATGAGCATCCGTAACCTCGTCCCCCTGATTCAAGCCCTGAATATAGTTTGCATAGAGGGAGACCTTGTCGTTCATCTTGTGGATGAGCGCATAAGCCGGTGAGAACTTCGCCTTCTCATAATGTGTGCCGGCCTTGATCCCATCCACAACGATCTCCTGATAACGCCCGCCCAAAACGAACGTCCAGCGCCCATCGTTCGTCGTCATGATATCGGAAACCGCAACGCTGCGCAGCGTCTTCGAATCATTCAGAGGTGTACGATGTACAAGAGGTCCGAGATATGAACCGACATCCTTCCACGCAGGAGCGTACAGACTGGTCTGATATGTCTGCGAGAAGACGTTCTGGTTCATATAGCGCTTATAGTGCATATAGTTCGCCGAGACTGTCAGTTCATGATCGACGCCCTTTGTATCGACCTTCCCCTTGACTCCGATCTCCCCCGAATACGCCTTGTTGATCTGATTGTTGTAGCGATAGCTGACTTTCGATGTGCCGTTCAGCTGCTGCATATCAAAGAAATTGTTCAGTGTGTCCTGATTCGTGATGCGCATGCCGAGCGCGCCGTAGACCATGATATTCTTGTCGAGATCATACTCGCTGCGCAGAACACCGAAACGCTCCCGCACCTGTCGGAACGTTCCGGGTGCACCGAATTTGGAGTTGATATCAACGCGCGGCGGAGCTGTGATGTTTCGAAGCGCATTTCCTCTGAAACGGAGGCGATACTGTGCATTGTCAATACGGTTGCTGATAATGCCCGCATCGAAGGTCGTACGGCTGCGGTCCGTTGTATAGTCAAGCCCGATGTAGCCCGCGTGCGTATCGACGTGCTCCTGCTGATATGCCATGCCGCCCTTGTTGTTGTAGAGGTTGACGCGCACGCCGAGCTTGCCGTCGTCCGAGCGGCGGCTGACATCGACGTGCTGCGTGAACTGGCTCTTTGCCCCATAGGAAAGTGTCACGCTCGTCTTCGGCTCTGCGCCTGCACGCTTCGTGATGAAGTTGATCGTACCGCCGACCGACCCATTCGGCGCCATGCCGCCGAGGAGCGCCCCCGGTCCCTTCAAAACCTCGACGTGATCCACATACTCGATGCCGCCGTAGAAACGCGGCGCAACTCCATAGAGTCCATTGATCTGCGTATCCTGCTGCTGTGCCTTGAAGCCGCGAATCATCCACGCCTGCGAAACCGACGAGAGCGTCAGATTCGATACAGACGGATCGTTGACAATGACATCGACCACCGAACTTGCCTGCTGGTTCTCGATGAGATCGCTGTTAAAGGATGTGACGTTGAACGGCACATCCATAAAGTCGCGCTTGCCAAGGACGCCGAGCGTGCTCTCGCGTGCAATCTGCCCTCCCGCATAGACATTCGGACGTTCCTCTGCGACCGGCTCCACAGGTGTCTCCACCGGCTCCGATACGGGACGCTGTCCGACGACCTCGACCGTATCGAGATCATAGACAGCTTCCTCCTCCGCACTCTCCGCTGCATATGCCGTCATCGGCAGCGTGAGAGCAGCGGCAGAAAGTGCCATGCAGATATGGCGCGTCAGCTTCTTGGACTCGTATTTCATTGTAAACCTCCATCTAATCCCGTCTTCTAATTCCTTTGTATTCATCTCTTTTCTTTACGAGAAGGAGAACGAGCGGTTGACCCGGCATGCGACCGGCTCATCGTAGATATTGCGTGCGGGCTCGAAGCGATACGTATACGCCGCCTCGATTGCCGCCTGATCGAGCTCGGGCTGTCCCGAGGAGCTCGATACATCGACGCTCTCTACGCCGCCGTCCGATCCAACCACGATGGCAAGCCCAACGGTTCCCGTAATGCCCCGCCGCTCAAGATCCTTCGGATAGACCGGCGCAGCGCCTGAGAGGAGCTGCGGCGGTGTGCGCGGACGCTGTGCTGCCGCCTCGTCGCGCCCTGTACCCTCACTGGAACCCGAGCCGACACTCTCCGTGGGTGCAGGGCTCGGCTGTTCGCTCGTCCCCTGTGACGTGCTCGGTGTAGGACTCGTATTCGTTGCAGCCATCTTCGGCGTCTCCTTGGGCATCTCCTTGGGCGGCTCCTGCGTCTCCTGCTGCTCCTTCTTCGGCGGCTCGATCGGAATGTCGTCGATACTCGGCATGGGCGGCGCTGCCTCAGCCGCCGGTGCCGGCTCGCTCTCCGGCGCAGACGCATCGTAGATCACAACGTCGATCGGCCGCTTCTCACTCTCCGCTGCAACAGAGAAAAGCCCCATCGCTGCCGCCGCCGCGAGAATGCAGAAATGAATCCCGAACGACGCCCCCCAAGACAGGTACTTTTCCTTCACCGTAACATCCAAATTTTCACCCCCCAAATACATGCTCCAAAAATGATAACCCCTATCATTTTATAACTTGCACATAATACCATAAAGAAAGGGCTTTGACTAGAGGCAAAACGAAAAATGGTGGGCTGCCGCACGACATTCAAAATTGAAATCGTGCAGCAACTCCACCATTGCGTTTTGTTTCAGCGTATAGCTGTCAGTTCAGTACGATCTTGCTGTAGTCTGCCGTATGGAGCAAATAGTTGTCAACTGCCTTGAGGAGTGTCAGACGATTTTTCTTGATGTGCTCATCCTTGTCCATAACCATAACCGCATCAAAGAATGCGTCGATTGCCTTTGCAAGTGCCTGTTCTGCCGCAAGTGTATCTGCGCCCTCAGCGCGTGCCGCAATGGCGTTCTCATAAGCGGAGTGGAGCGCTCCCTCCTCTGCCGCCTGAAAGAGTGCCGGATCGACAATCCCAGTCTCTGTCATGCGTGCGATATTGCCGACGCGGACGAAGGACTGCACGAGCGCATCCGCACCGTCCGATGCAAGCAGACGCTCCACATAGGCTGCGCGCACGGGCACGTCCGCGACGAAGTCCACATCTGCAAGCACCGCCTCCTGCACATCGTAGCGCACGCCACGCTCTGTGAGCACATTCTTGAGGCGCAGACGGATAAAGTCTGCGACATAGACCTGCATTTTCTGACACAGAGACACATCGAGGTCATAGAGATCGGATGCCTCCTCGACGCAGATCGCTCTCGTGCTCGATCAGCATGAGCACAAGCCCGAGCGCCTGACGGCGCAGGGCAAAGGGATCCTGCGATCCGGTCGGAATCCTGCCTTGGCTGAATGTACCGACAATGTTGTCGATCTTGTCCGCAACGCTGAGTGCGAAGCCGAGATCGCTCTTCGGCAGTTCGTCCCCCGCAAAGCGCGGCATATACTGCTCGTCAATCGCACGCGCAACCTCCGGCTTCTCGCCGTCAAGCAGTGCGTATTCTCGCCCCATAATGCCCTGCAGCTCCGTGAACTCCGTCACCATGCCCGTCACGAGATCCGCCTTTGACAGCTCCGCCGCACGGCGCGCATCCGCCTCCATCGCCTCATATGCAGCCGCATCGGGTGCAAGTTCCTCGACAATCGCTGTGACAAGCCCCATCAAACGCTCCGTCTTTTCGTACATTGAGCCAAGCCCCTGCTGGAACACGACGGTCTTCAGCTTCTCGCGGTGCTCTGAGAGGGACTTCTTGCGATCCTCGTCAAAGAAGAACTGTGCATCGGCAAGTCTTGCACGCAGGACGCGCTCATTGCCGTGCGCGACAACATCCAGATGCTCCCTGCCGCCGTTGCGCACCGTGATGAAGACGGGCAGGAGGCTGCCGTCCGCCGCCTTGACAGGGAAATAGCGCTGATGGTCACGCATGGGCGTGATGACCGTCTCTGCGGGCAGCGCGAGGTATTTCTCCTCAAACGCTCCGCTGAGCGCCGTCGGGTACTCGACGAGGTAGAGCACCTCCTCGAGGAGGTCGGGCGTGATTTCCGCCGTACCGCCGCATGCCTTTGCCGTCTCCGTGATCTGCTCCGTAATCATGGCGCGGCGGCGCTCTGGATCGACGATGATGAACGCCTTCTCACACGCCGCCTCATAGTCGGCGGGCGAAGCGATTATGAACTCCTTAGGGGCAAGCGTACGATGTCCGCGCGACGTGTTTCCGCTCGTGACATTTGCGAGCGTAAAGGGCACAACCTCCGTCCCGTAGAGCGCGACGATCCAACGAATCGGGCGGATGAAGCGGAAGTCCAGATCACCCCAGCGCATGCTGTTCGGCAGGGGAATCGCACGGATCAGCTCCGGCAGAAGCTCCGCGAGGAGCGTCGCCGTCTCCGTCCCCTTCTCATGCACGGAGGCGTAGACATAGCCGTCCCGCTGAATGAGGTCGGCGGGGTCGATTCCCTGTCCGCGTGCAAAACCCGCGCCCGCCTTCGTCGGATTCCCCTCCGCATCAAAGGCAATGGCGACCGAGGGGCCGCGCGTCTCCGTGCTCACATCCTCCTGACGCTCCGCAAGCCCCGTCACAAGGAGCGCCGTGCGGCGCGGCGTACCGATCGTACGCAGACTCTCATAGGCAAGGCGATGTCCCGCGAGGAGATCTCCCGCGAGTCGTTTCAAATCCGTGAGGAGATGGGGCATGACATGTGCCGGAACTTCCTCCGTCCCGATCTCGAGCAGCAGATCCTTACTCATACCTTCCCCTCCTTCTTCAGCATCGGATAGCCGAGCGCCTCACGCTGGGCGAGATACGCCTCCGCACAGAGACGCGCGAGCTTGCGGACACGCCCGATGAACGCCGTCCGCTGCGAGACGCTGATCGCGCCGCGCGCATCGAGCAGATTGAACGTATGCGAGCATTTCAGCACGTAGTCATGCGCGGGATGCACGTGACCTGCGCCGATGACGCGCACCGCCTCCGCCTCGTATTTGTCAAACAGATCGAAGANNNNNNNNNNNNNNNNNNNNNNNNNAGCGCCTCATCCGAGAGATCGAACGCATAGGTGGACTGCTCGAACTCGTTCTGATGAAAGACATCGCCATAGGTCACATCGTCCGTCCACGCAATATCATAGACATTCTCCACGCCCTGAATATACATGGCAAGGCGCTCGAGACCATAGGTGATCTCGACGGAGACGGGCTTTACATCATGACTGCCGACCTGCTGGAAATACGTGAACTGCGTGATCTCCATGCCGTCGAGCCAGACCTCCCAGCCCAGCCCCCATGCGCCAAGCGTCGGAGACTCCCAGTTGTCCTCGACGAAGCGGATATCGTGCTCCTCCGCGCGGATGCCGAGGCGTGCCAGACTCTCGAGATAGAGCTCCTGGATGTTGTCCGGCGAAGGCTTCATGATAACCTGGAACTGATGGTGCTGATAGAGACGGTTCGGATTGTCCCCATAGCGTCCGTCCGCAGGGCGGCGTGACGGCTCCACATAGGCGACATTCCACGGCTCGGGACCGAGGACGCGCAGGAATGTCCACGGGCTCATCGTACCCGCGCCCTTCTCCACGTCATAGGGCTGTGCGAGGATACAACCCTGCCCCGACCAGAACTCCTGCAATGCGAGGATGACCTCCTGGAATTTCATGCAAACAACTCCTCCAATAAAAAACCGCGTTCCTATATAGAATACGCGGTTTTTGAAAAATGGCAAGTACCTACTTAAAATTATCCTGCAAACTCTGCAAAATCTGCGCCTGACGCGAATTCACCGGCTTCTCCCACCTGTCGTCATAATTTCCCGCATCATCACCAGGCAGCAAAGCACACAAAATAATAAGAAGGATAAAGAAAACGACCGCTGTACCGATGATTTTACGCTGATAGGAGGCGCGCTTTTTCCGCACGCGTTCAAGTCGCCGCTCGAGTTCCCGCTGCTTGCGTTCGCGAATCGACTCGGTAGGCGTCGGATTCTGATTTCCATAGGATCGCTTTTTCTTCTTTGGCATAATAGCGTCCCCTCCTCTCTATGCTCCGGTATCACTAGAACAGGCTCTGCTCTTCGTATACCGGCTCTTTCATCTTCCGGTAGCAGTAAAGCGTTGCAAGCGTATCTGCAAGCGCCCCATGTGCCTGACTTGTGCCCCAGTCATAGCGGTAGTAGTCCGCGCACTCCGTCAGCTTCCACCAACGATAGCCGCCGCGCCGTGCGTCCGGCACCTTGCGCAGCTCCGAGAAGGCAAGCATGACATCGTGACGGTTCGGATTCGTAACGCGGATGCCCGACTGCGCCAAAAGTCGGATATCGAACTCAATATTGTAGCCGACAAGCAGTGTCTCCGGATCGTTGAACAGGCGCTCTAGTTCTTCTCGCTGCGCGCGAATCGGCGGACACTTCGCCACCATCGAGGGAGAGATACGATTGATCTTCTCTGCGTCCGGCCATGCACTCTTGCGCACGGGCGCATACATCCCATCCACAAGTGTTGCACCGCTACCATTCACCACGGCGAGCGTCAATACTTCATCGTCACTGCGAAAACCCGTTG
This window encodes:
- a CDS encoding glycine--tRNA ligase subunit alpha; amino-acid sequence: FDLFDKYEAEAVRVIGAGHVHPAHDYVLKCSHTFNLLDARGAISVSQRTAFIGRVRKLARLCAEAYLAQREALGYPMLKKEGKV
- a CDS encoding 3'-5' exonuclease, whose product is MLEKILVFDTETTGFRSDDEVLTLAVVNGSGATLVDGMYAPVRKSAWPDAEKINRISPSMVAKCPPIRAQREELERLFNDPETLLVGYNIEFDIRLLAQSGIRVTNPNRHDVMLAFSELRKVPDARRGGYRWWKLTECADYYRYDWGTSQAHGALADTLATLYCYRKMKEPVYEEQSLF
- a CDS encoding TonB family protein, with the translated sequence MDVTVKEKYLSWGASFGIHFCILAAAAAMGLFSVAAESEKRPIDVVIYDASAPESEPAPAAEAAPPMPSIDDIPIEPPKKEQQETQEPPKEMPKETPKMAATNTSPTPSTSQGTSEQPSPAPTESVGSGSSEGTGRDEAAAQRPRTPPQLLSGAAPVYPKDLERRGITGTVGLAIVVGSDGGVESVDVSSSSGQPELDQAAIEAAYTYRFEPARNIYDEPVACRVNRSFSFS
- a CDS encoding TonB-dependent receptor, with the translated sequence MKYESKKLTRHICMALSAAALTLPMTAYAAESAEEEAVYDLDTVEVVGQRPVSEPVETPVEPVAEERPNVYAGGQIARESTLGVLGKRDFMDVPFNVTSFNSDLIENQQASSVVDVIVNDPSVSNLTLSSVSQAWMIRGFKAQQQDTQINGLYGVAPRFYGGIEYVDHVEVLKGPGALLGGMAPNGSVGGTINFITKRAGAEPKTSVTLSYGAKSQFTQHVDVSRRSDDGKLGVRVNLYNNKGGMAYQQEHVDTHAGYIGLDYTTDRSRTTFDAGIISNRIDNAQYRLRFRGNALRNITAPPRVDINSKFGAPGTFRQVRERFGVLRSEYDLDKNIMVYGALGMRITNQDTLNNFFDMQQLNGTSKVSYRYNNQINKAYSGEIGVKGKVDTKGVDHELTVSANYMHYKRYMNQNVFSQTYQTSLYAPAWKDVGSYLGPLVHRTPLNDSKTLRSVAVSDIMTTNDGRWTFVLGGRYQEIVVDGIKAGTHYEKAKFSPAYALIHKMNDKVSLYANYIQGLNQGDEVTDAHAANYGEQFPPYVAKQYEFGAKFDLGKVATTISAFSITNPGKIQDTTNHIYSPGGEVRNRGLEWNFFGEPKKGTRLTGGMMWMDARHEKTLNGRYDGNRKEGIPNFAAVLGVEQDIHGVEGLTLTARMTYNSSAFVNQANTIRVSPWVRWDMGARYKFNAGDTPVTVRADVYNLFNRNYWRALDEDAAFLEAGRTFMLSVTADF